One genomic region from Phocoena sinus isolate mPhoSin1 chromosome 21, mPhoSin1.pri, whole genome shotgun sequence encodes:
- the RNF170 gene encoding E3 ubiquitin-protein ligase RNF170 isoform X3: protein MYCPICLHQASLPVETNCGHLFCGTCIVAYWRYGSWLGAISCPICRQTVTLLLTVFGENDQSQDAVSLHQDINDYNRRFSGQPRSIMERIMDLPTLLRHAFREVFSVGGLFWMFRIRIILCLMGAFFYLISPLDFVPEALFGILGFLDDFFVVFLLLIYISIMYREVVTQRLNR from the exons ATGTACTGTCCGATCTGTTTACATCAAGCTTCCCTCCCTGTTGAAACAAACTGTGGACATCTCTTTTGTG GTACCTGCATTGTGGCGTACTGGCGATACGGTTCATGGCTTGGGGCAATCAGTTGTCCAATCTGTAGACAAACG GTAACTTTACTGCTAACAGTATTTGGTGAAAATGACCAGTCTCAGGATGCTGTATCATTGCATCAAGATATTAATGATTATAACCGGAGATTCTCAGGGCAGCCCAGATCT ATTATGGAAAGAATTATGGACCTACCCACTTTACTGAGGCATGCATTCAGGGAGGTGTTTTCGGTCGGAGGCCTTTTCTGGATGTTCCGTATCAGGATAATACTTTGTTTAATGGGGGCTTTTTTCTACCTTATATCGCCTCTAGATTTTGTGCCTGAAGCCCTGTTTGGAATTCTAGGCTTTCTCGATGATTTCTTTGTCGTATTTTTGTTGCTCATCTACATCTCTATTATGTACCGAGAAGTAGTAACACAGAGACtcaacagatga